The proteins below are encoded in one region of Nitrospira lenta:
- a CDS encoding di-heme oxidoredictase family protein, producing the protein MSFARASQVAVAGFLLAILFPWMEAGSQIAPPFKAHDPGARKTPSRSGTAFKELPHVEHQLFIDGHRVFNEAASVQGTAPATRSGLGPRFNLDSCGGCHAHPHLGGTSPLVNPQVELATREGATNEIPPFIAVDGPVRVARFKFPQDGKQEDGVQALFTISGRSDAPGCFLQQPNFRRAAALNNLSFRIPTPMFGAGLIEAIDDAAILANMRADSARKFASGIRGRANGAGRPNTNEHDHTVSRFGWKAQVKSIELFVAQAFNVEQGITTDLFPQEVEEAAACRFTMTPESTVHMDAGTPLDALSDVVKASLFVRFLAPPEPLPETDSIVRGRGLFGEVGCAMCHTPMLRTGNVAHPFLRDQEVRLYSDLLLHNMGPGLADDITQGDARGDEFRTAPLWGLSDRFFLLHDGRTKDLVEAITAHAGRGDWRYPASEANESVARFNRLTEIDKQHVLNFLRGL; encoded by the coding sequence ATGTCGTTCGCACGGGCTTCGCAAGTGGCAGTCGCCGGGTTCCTGTTGGCCATTCTTTTTCCGTGGATGGAAGCCGGCTCTCAGATCGCGCCGCCGTTCAAGGCGCACGATCCTGGCGCACGGAAGACGCCGAGTCGAAGCGGCACCGCGTTCAAAGAGTTGCCTCACGTTGAGCATCAGCTATTCATCGATGGGCATCGGGTATTCAATGAGGCGGCGTCTGTTCAGGGAACAGCGCCGGCGACACGTTCTGGATTAGGGCCGCGGTTCAATCTGGACAGTTGCGGCGGATGTCATGCGCATCCGCATCTCGGCGGCACGAGCCCGCTCGTCAATCCTCAAGTGGAATTGGCCACGCGAGAAGGAGCGACCAATGAGATTCCGCCGTTTATCGCAGTGGACGGACCTGTCCGCGTCGCGCGGTTCAAGTTTCCCCAAGACGGCAAGCAGGAGGACGGGGTGCAAGCGTTGTTTACGATCAGTGGACGTTCGGATGCGCCGGGCTGCTTTTTGCAGCAACCAAATTTCAGGCGGGCAGCGGCGTTGAATAATCTGAGTTTCCGCATTCCGACTCCCATGTTCGGCGCGGGGCTGATCGAAGCGATCGATGACGCGGCGATTCTCGCCAATATGCGGGCCGACAGCGCGAGAAAGTTTGCGTCAGGCATTCGCGGCCGCGCCAATGGGGCCGGGCGTCCGAACACCAACGAACACGATCATACGGTCTCGCGATTCGGATGGAAGGCGCAGGTCAAGTCGATCGAACTCTTCGTCGCGCAGGCGTTCAACGTCGAGCAGGGCATTACGACGGATCTCTTCCCTCAGGAGGTCGAAGAGGCGGCGGCCTGCCGGTTCACCATGACGCCGGAAAGCACCGTCCACATGGATGCGGGTACGCCCCTCGATGCGCTCAGCGATGTGGTGAAAGCGTCGCTGTTTGTCCGGTTCCTAGCGCCGCCTGAACCGTTGCCGGAGACTGACTCGATCGTTCGTGGGCGAGGGCTGTTCGGCGAGGTCGGTTGTGCGATGTGTCACACGCCGATGCTGCGGACCGGCAACGTCGCCCATCCATTCCTGCGCGATCAAGAAGTGAGGCTCTACTCCGATCTGCTGCTCCACAATATGGGGCCCGGTTTGGCCGACGACATCACTCAGGGGGATGCGCGGGGCGATGAATTCCGCACGGCGCCGCTTTGGGGGTTGAGCGACCGGTTTTTTCTGCTGCACGACGGGCGCACGAAGGATTTAGTGGAGGCCATTACCGCGCACGCAGGCCGGGGCGACTGGCGCTATCCGGCATCGGAGGCCAACGAGTCCGTGGCCCGGTTCAATCGATTGACTGAAATCGACAAACAGCACGTGCTGAATTTCCTGCGCGGGTTGTAG
- a CDS encoding VPLPA-CTERM sorting domain-containing protein, with translation MRRVNVSTLMLSGAFALPAAMVGLVAGLAQAALLTTGDVNPVNSANWTNGSTVSIGTTSNGAVVLDSGSTVNLGSVTANLGNAAGVTGTISVDGAGSAWQGFGASRITAGNGAGGIGVINLTNGGLMSGLSLRVGFANNSTGILNISNGGILANGAALGDAVGSTGIATVDGAGSQLNNALAVGDRGTGLLTIKNGASATTYYGTVGRYSTGTGIVVVDGPGSSWNVGTSGLQVGIGIDGGGGVGRLTVTNGAVLAVDGSVQDSGLGIFNGSKGTVMVNGASSQWTNLHGVHVGQSGTGQLSLSDGAAFTASALTINSASVVTMDVGTGSTVTSTGALINDGTIRMAAKATAANGTYTPISAGSWSGSGQVQALGGVYDQTNHSVTVSTAATGQAGVATTIDRAVTQRMLITDSATGKLVGASFQAATAPSSLSLTAALMNPSQVSVLQGLLTPGQAVLGAWDFSATGYTTGDPVYLSLQVDGGQKFYDLNLWHYNGLSWDRYLNTDLAYDGTFASFVATSFSGYAVSGVAPVPVPAAVWLFGSGLAAIVEMRRRNKIKTPESQGIHF, from the coding sequence ATGCGGCGAGTCAACGTATCGACACTCATGTTAAGCGGTGCATTTGCCCTGCCGGCGGCGATGGTAGGGCTGGTCGCTGGGCTGGCGCAAGCGGCTCTTCTCACAACCGGAGATGTCAATCCCGTCAACTCAGCAAACTGGACCAATGGTTCAACCGTCTCGATCGGAACCACCTCCAATGGTGCGGTCGTGCTCGATTCGGGCAGCACTGTCAATCTAGGAAGCGTGACGGCGAATCTAGGCAATGCGGCAGGTGTCACCGGTACGATCTCGGTCGATGGGGCCGGGTCGGCCTGGCAAGGGTTCGGCGCCTCCCGCATTACTGCCGGCAACGGTGCCGGCGGCATTGGGGTCATTAATCTGACCAATGGCGGATTGATGAGCGGCCTCAGTCTGCGCGTCGGTTTTGCGAACAACTCGACGGGCATCCTGAACATCTCGAACGGCGGAATCTTGGCCAATGGGGCCGCGCTTGGTGATGCCGTTGGCTCGACGGGGATTGCCACGGTCGATGGCGCCGGCTCGCAGTTAAACAACGCGCTGGCAGTGGGCGATCGTGGAACGGGATTGTTGACGATCAAGAATGGCGCGTCCGCCACAACCTATTACGGCACGGTTGGACGGTACAGCACGGGCACCGGCATTGTGGTGGTTGACGGGCCGGGCTCCTCCTGGAACGTCGGCACTTCTGGGTTGCAAGTGGGTATTGGGATTGATGGAGGTGGCGGAGTAGGCCGTCTGACTGTGACCAACGGGGCGGTCTTGGCCGTTGATGGTTCAGTGCAGGATTCCGGTCTCGGCATCTTCAACGGTTCCAAGGGCACGGTGATGGTGAATGGGGCGAGCTCGCAATGGACCAATCTCCACGGGGTCCACGTCGGCCAATCCGGCACCGGACAGCTCAGCTTGAGTGATGGCGCGGCGTTTACGGCCTCTGCGCTCACCATCAATAGCGCGTCGGTCGTGACAATGGATGTTGGAACTGGCAGCACCGTGACGAGCACAGGCGCTCTCATCAACGACGGGACGATCCGCATGGCGGCGAAGGCCACGGCGGCGAACGGGACCTATACGCCGATCAGCGCGGGCAGTTGGAGCGGCAGTGGGCAGGTGCAGGCTCTTGGCGGTGTCTACGATCAGACCAACCATAGTGTGACGGTGTCGACGGCCGCAACGGGCCAAGCCGGAGTGGCCACGACGATTGATCGCGCGGTGACGCAGCGGATGTTGATCACGGATAGCGCGACGGGCAAGCTAGTCGGCGCGAGCTTTCAAGCGGCGACCGCCCCTTCGAGCCTGAGCCTCACAGCGGCGTTGATGAACCCCAGCCAGGTCAGTGTGCTACAGGGCCTGCTCACGCCCGGCCAGGCGGTGCTCGGGGCCTGGGATTTTTCCGCCACCGGCTATACGACCGGCGATCCGGTGTACCTGTCGCTGCAAGTCGACGGTGGGCAAAAGTTTTACGATCTCAATCTCTGGCACTACAACGGATTGAGCTGGGATCGGTATCTGAATACGGATCTCGCCTACGACGGCACCTTTGCCAGCTTCGTCGCCACGAGTTTCAGTGGCTATGCCGTGAGTGGCGTGGCTCCTGTGCCGGTTCCGGCGGCGGTGTGGCTTTTTGGCAGTGGATTGGCCGCGATCGTTGAGATGAGGCGAAGAAACAAGATCAAGACTCCCGAGTCGCAGGGAATTCATTTTTGA